In a genomic window of Nyctibius grandis isolate bNycGra1 chromosome 4, bNycGra1.pri, whole genome shotgun sequence:
- the LOC137662100 gene encoding creatine kinase B-type isoform X2, producing the protein MAQLNNQRLPPAEEYPDLSTHNNHMAKVLTLDLYKKLRDRVTPSGFTLDDVIQTGVDNPGHPFIMTVGCVAGDEESYEVFKELFDPVIEDRHGGYKPTDEHKTDLNADNLQGGDDLDPNYVLSSRVRTGRSIRGFCLPPHCSRGERRAIEKLSVEALGSLKGDLKGKYYALRNMTDAEQQQLIDDHFLFDKPVSPLLLASGMARDWPDARGIWHNDNKTFLVWINEEDHLRVISMQKGGNMKEVFTRFCTGLTQIETLFKSKNYEFMWNPHLGYILTCPSNLGTGLRAGVHIKLPNLGKHEKFGEILKRLRLQKRGTGGVDTAAVGGVFDVSNADRLGFSEVELVQMVVDGVKLLTEMEKRLEKGQSIDDLIPAQK; encoded by the exons ATGGCCCAACTAAATAATCAGAGACTGCCTCCTGCTGAGGAGTACCCGGACCTGAGCACCCACAACAACCACATGGCCAAAGTTCTAACCCTGGATTTATACAAGAAACTGAGAGACAGAGTCACGCCCAGTGGCTTCACCCTGGATGATGTCATTCAGACTGGGGTTGATAATCCTG GCCATCCCTTCATAATGACAGTAGGATGCGTAGCTGGTGATGAAGAAAGCTATGAAGTGTTTAAGGAGCTCTTTGATCCAGTTATTGAAGACAGGCATGGTGGCTACAAACCAACTGATGAGCACAAGACTGACCTGAATGCTGATAACCTGCAG GGAGGTGATGACCTGGATCCCAATTACGTGCTAAGTTCCCGTGTCAGAACTGGTAGAAGCATCCGTGGATTCTGTCTTCCCCCGCACTGCAGTCGAGGAGAGAGGCGGGCTATCGAAAAGCTCTCTGTTGAAG CTCTGGGTAGCCTGAAGGGTGATCTCAAGGGGAAGTACTATGCTCTGAGGAACATGActgatgcagagcagcagcagctgattgATGATCACTTCTTGTTTGACAAGCcagtttctcctcttctgttGGCGTCTGGGATGGCACGAGATTGGCCTGATGCCAGGGGTATCTG GCACAATGATAACAAGACTTTCCTTGTTTGGATCAATGAGGAGGATCACCTTAGAGTTATTTCCATGCAGAAAGGTGGCAACATGAAGGAAGTATTTACCCGCTTCTGTACTGGGCTAACACAG ATAGAAACTCTCTTCAAGTCCAAAAACTACGAGTTCATGTGGAATCCACACTTGGGCTACATCCTGACCTGCCCATCTAACCTTGGAACAGGGCTTCGTGCTGGTGTGCACATCAAGCTACCAAACCTTGGGAAACATGAGAAGTTCGGAGAAATCCTTAAGAGGCTTCGGCTGCAGAAACGAGGCACAG GTGGTGTGGACACAGCTGCTGTTGGAGGGGTGTTTGATGTCTCCAATGCTGATCGTCTTGGCTTCTCTGAGGTGGAGCTGGTGCAGATGGTGGTGGATGGTGTGAAGCTGctcactgaaatggaaaaacgCCTTGAAAAAGGCCAGTCCATTGATGACCTCATACCAGCTCAGAAATAG